In Notolabrus celidotus isolate fNotCel1 chromosome 22, fNotCel1.pri, whole genome shotgun sequence, the genomic stretch TACTTACTCACTTGCTTACTTAACTGCTTATTCACTTACTTGCTAACTTTCTAACTGACCTCCTTACTTAcatactcactcactcactcactcactcactcactcactcactcactcactcactcactcactcacttacttactCATTTACTTACTTACCTGCTTACTCACTTAGGCACTTCCCTGCTTACTTTCTAACTGacttatttacttattgtgtgtgtcatttttcATGGGACCACACAGGGGCGCCAGCATGCTACTTTGCATCTCTGTCTATGCACTGATTTCTTTATTGCCTCCAACAAGCTCCTGGTTGCTGTTTACTATTGGTCTGTGAAGATTATTATGTGTATGGTCCGGTTGACTGCTTACACTGAATTGGCCTTAGGTAGgtaaatgaatatatatgaatctgaatgaataaaaatagagaTTTGAAGAAAGTGTATCTTGCCACAAAATACTGAAATCTTGTGTGAAGACTGCATATTGTAAGGACGTTAAAGCTTTGTGTGCAAGTGGTTGGTGTAGTTgaacataaataatgaacacaaTTAATCCTCAGACTAGCTGCACATTCATCGTGTTGAAATAACGTGGCTTTATAATGACCTGTTGTGTGATACCAAATGTTGTATTATAGTTCTTACTTTAATGTCAGTAAAACCAACACTGTCACAACCAAGACATAGTTTAAGCGGATTATGTTTGAATTCCTAAGTGCAGGTTGAAGGAGTGCTCAGAATCAAACTGTTCAAACTCTTTTAAAAGTATTCCAAAGCTAATCATTTACCATCTCAGACATGTTGTTTACTGGACTTAACCAGGTCACATCTGGAAAAAGGGACCTTGTGATGCTCTCTTCAGTTCAGATTTTAATGTAGTTTCCTTTCTCATGAAATGAGTTCAAGACTCACCTGAAAAGACTAAGGTATGAACCTGTGTGACTCATTCAGCTCTGGATTGTCAGAGAGCACTGTAATTATTATCAATTGTCTAATAAACAGTGTTTGCATATTTGTTGTGCTTACGCACTTTTGAACGAGGCTTTAATTTAATGCTTCAAACTCAACATCCATAAAACAAACCACAAGAGTTTTAGTCAGAAAAATCCTGAGTTCTCACCCAGCTGCTTTTTTACATCCATTCATGGTTCCAAAAATAAGTTATACAAGGCTTTATGTAACTctcagtttttggtatataaatcattgctgttttgtttgtttttttaagtcaaattgAGTTTTTCAGAGGTGACAAAAGCATGCTTCTCTCTCCTGTAAAGATTCCCCAGGTTTTCTATATTTGTGGTTAAAATCTCTGATATAATCCAGGAGTAAAACATAATTTGTTGAAGAAACTTGCGAGCTGACGTAACTTACAGGACTGGTATTTGCTAAGTTAATTTCCTCCTTTATCTTTTATAAACCATGCGCTCCTGCTGATTGCAGATTACAGTACCTCACATGGGTAGAAAGTTCCACTGATCAGGCCTGGTTGTGTCTTTATAACTGAACTATAGAATGcattccaattttttttattgaagacTTTCTCTCATCAGAATCTCCATTTTCAACTACTAGCCTGGTTTCCATGAAACTTGGAAGAAAGCTGGGCCCAAGAAGAACACATACAAAGTTAAATGGACTCCTCCATAAATACATGACAACACTGCTTTCTTCGGGTTTAGTGTGAACTATTTAGGATCTTATTGGTAAATAATAAATGCTCGGCTGAAAAGAAGACGTTTTGACATAACTCACCCAGGACATTTATGGATATATTTATTGATTGGTGTATCATAACTGTTGGCGCTGCCATCTTAAAGGACTTGAATACCAAATAAAAGGAACCTACACATTTCACTGGGGAATAACCCGAATAACGCACACTCATCATCAACAGAGCGCGGAGACGGAACTTTATTTCTGCACATGCGCACTAGTGCAACTTCCGCAGACAACGTCAGTAAAAGAGCACATTTATCAGCAGTATCTTAATTTACCAGTTAAACAATAACATACTTACAAATCGTACAATATTAGTTATTGGTTTGCAAAAGTCCTGTCTACTTTTCTTTAGTTATGTAGAATTAGATTTGAGAAACAGCCAGATGTGATCTGCAGACACtccctgtttctgtgttttgtttatgcTCTCCCATAATAGTCGTGACTCACCTCTTCAGAAATGTTTATAACTTGGGTTAATGTGGTTTGATTGACGTGATGACCATGTGACGCCCTCTTTGCTCAAAGTAAGTTTCGTTTCTGCTGAAATTATACCTTATCTTATCCGTCTATAAAAGCGAGAGGCACCACCCCTCGTTTTCATTTCAAGGCACGACACAATACTGTCTAGCTACACGACATGGGACTCTGTGAGTacaatgttcctttaaataatacttttagatttatttgaAAGTATAGTTTTTTGTTATGATGATGAAAGGCTGACAATATATTTGGTAAACATTGATCTTGTTTTTCATATCGTCTTTCAGTGACCATTGCTGCGGTgataggaggaggaggtaggATCATCTTTGTTTACCATTCAATTCGTTTTTATTGCAGAGAAAATCCACTTAAACAATATACACTGTGCATGGACTTTTTCAAAGTGAGCTAACGAGTTAGCTGATTACATCAAAGGCTAACAGTTTCCTCTCCTGTGTTCTTGTCCATGTGTAGCTGGGGCTGTGGTTGCAGCTCCCGTGGTTCTGGGACTCGTAGGTTTTACCTCAGCTGGGATAGCTGCAGGGACCATCGCTTCCCAAATGATGGCAACTGCTGCTGTTGCTAACGGAGGAGGGGTGGCAGCAGGAGGACTGGTGGCTGGTTTGCAGGCAGCAGGTGAAAGCAGTAGTTTGATTCAAAATATATCCTAATCTAATGGTCTAAACCTAAGACGATTAGATGATCATAACAACTCCACTGGTGTGTGATGTTCAAATGACACGACCCTCATGTGTATCTTGCTGCAGGTGCTGCTGGTTTGTCAGGAGCCGCTACAGCAGCGGTGGCCAGTGCTGGAGGAACACTTGCAGGGCTGGCTGCAATCATCTTCTGAAAACCATGAAGGAACGAGATGAAGTTACGATTGTGTTTACTTAAATCAAATGAAGGAGGAAATTACAAATGTTATcagcacaacaaacaaaacttatTTGAAAACACTTCTGTGTTCTGTGTCCTGTTTCAACAGGAAAATGAGAAATCAGAAAATGTGTGATGCAATAAATGGTTGGTAAAGAAAGATACAGGCTGAAGATATTTTCTTTTCTCGTGGTGTCCAATTGAAAGGACTGAGAGTGAATGGATGAGTTCATCTGAAAGTATGTTTTTGGGACTCTCACTGTCGGTTGTGAGCTTTGACAATTAGCTGATAAATTAAAGCTTAAAGGGTCAAAAGAACTGCATACGGTATGTAAATATATGCAACGCTTTTACCTGACATATAGTAAATGGGTCCATTGTTGTATAATAATAGGGACGTTAACAATTAACcgattaattgattattaaCTTACTCcaacacttgtttttgtttttttgttttctatccAGTCTAACAAACATcacgtggtct encodes the following:
- the LOC117806788 gene encoding interferon alpha-inducible protein 27-like protein 2A gives rise to the protein MGLLTIAAVIGGGAGAVVAAPVVLGLVGFTSAGIAAGTIASQMMATAAVANGGGVAAGGLVAGLQAAGAAGLSGAATAAVASAGGTLAGLAAIIF